In Listeria cossartiae subsp. cossartiae, the genomic window AAGACAATTGCTGATGTTGATGGTGGGGCAGTGATGTTGTTCAATGCACTTCCAACCCCAATTTTAAGAGGGGGAATGGCGTTAGGGGAATTTATCGTTTTAATTGCTTTATCGGTAGTAATGTTAATCATTAGCTGGTACGCAATGAAAACCGCCTCTTTAGAAAATAACGGTAGATTCTTAATGAATAACAAGTTCCGTCTACCGATACTAATTATTGGCTCCATTTATATCACTATTTGTTTAAGCGGTCATTACGCCAGTTTCGACTATGCAAAATTAATTACGACTGGACAAGTTGCTGGCTTAGTAATTAAAATGATAGTAATTTTAATCGCAGCAGCTGTTGCTTTTTGGATACTTATGTACAAATGGAAAACGTTAAGAAAACATTAAAAAAGGTCGAGAATGGGATTCGCCATTCTCGACCTTTTTGCTATATATGATCACGAGCAAATTTTTTCTTTCTTGCAAAAACAACTAGTAAAAGCGCTAATCCGAACAATGCAATGCCAGCGTTTAGTAAGAAAATAGCGGCAATATCAACTCGGGAAATAGCTGCGGCGATTAGTGGAATAATAAATACGGCAATCCCTTCCGCAATAGTGTAAAGGCTAGTAACAAAGCCTTTTCCGCGAGCTGAAACTTCGGCAAGTAACGTGAGCCCTAGTTGAATGATTCCTCCAGCAGAGAAATAACCAAGTAAGAAAGCTCCAACGATACATACGATTTCGCTTGGGAAAGCAAATAAGGTGAAGGAAATGAGCATCGTCATAGTGATGTAGGTAATTAAAATATACAACGTTCGCACGCCGCGATTTCCTAAAACAAATGTTACACATACGCAGATAATCGCTCCGACACTCGCATAGCTGACAAGTAATCGGGAAGCATCATCGGTCATATGGATGACTTCAGATCCGTATTTAGCAATCCATTGACTCATAATATAAAGTAATGTTTGAGCGACAAAACCAAATAAGATTAAACAAATTTCATCAATACTAAAATGAAACTTCTGCTTTTTCTCTTCGGCAAGTTCTGCTTCAAAATCTAGCGGTTTTCCAACAGTCATTGGCGGGAAAGTACGCGTTAACGTATAGAGCAAGTTGATAAGTAAAATGACGATTAAAACAACAAAGCTCCAGCCATACCACAAGTTGTTTGCCAAAATGAAAGCAATCATGAACGGTAAAAGGAATTGCCCAGTTTGTACGAAGGCTTTAACGATAATGTTGGCAGATGCAGCTTTTTTGGGATAAGCTTCCATAAGTGCGGGATAAGTTCCTGTGTCTAAGAAGGAGTTAGCTATCCCAGCGGAAATCCCAAATGCATAAGCGATAATCGTGTTTGGACTTAATAAAATACCGCCTAAAAAGACAATGTAGAAAAACACACCGAGAATAACAGACAACTTTCGACCAAATTTATCGGATAGTTTTCCTGAA contains:
- a CDS encoding MFS transporter; translated protein: MKNKYLSTSLGLYMNYFVHGMALIIIAQNIDFLSQKWHTDLAGAAGVVSSFGIGKLLAVFISGKLSDKFGRKLSVILGVFFYIVFLGGILLSPNTIIAYAFGISAGIANSFLDTGTYPALMEAYPKKAASANIIVKAFVQTGQFLLPFMIAFILANNLWYGWSFVVLIVILLINLLYTLTRTFPPMTVGKPLDFEAELAEEKKQKFHFSIDEICLILFGFVAQTLLYIMSQWIAKYGSEVIHMTDDASRLLVSYASVGAIICVCVTFVLGNRGVRTLYILITYITMTMLISFTLFAFPSEIVCIVGAFLLGYFSAGGIIQLGLTLLAEVSARGKGFVTSLYTIAEGIAVFIIPLIAAAISRVDIAAIFLLNAGIALFGLALLLVVFARKKKFARDHI